A stretch of the Syntrophales bacterium genome encodes the following:
- a CDS encoding HEPN domain-containing protein: MRIQKIDQMVEMCKEHIAKAEINGTEVESLLTRALLVLLCAAFEKEICCIIEQRVSSLKDEDAPLVSFFKACSSSVIRGRKSSALADVLNLFGPEYKNQFNERKKEHQKEETYYNNIITNRDTAAHTEDIQMTFSDLEIFYDKGHILLDIFQETLKKTHL, from the coding sequence ATGAGAATACAAAAAATTGACCAGATGGTGGAGATGTGCAAAGAGCATATCGCGAAAGCTGAGATTAACGGGACTGAAGTAGAATCACTCTTAACAAGAGCTCTTTTGGTTCTATTGTGTGCAGCATTTGAAAAAGAAATTTGTTGTATTATCGAACAGCGTGTTAGTTCTCTCAAGGACGAGGATGCTCCATTAGTAAGTTTCTTTAAAGCTTGCTCATCCTCAGTTATTCGGGGAAGGAAAAGCAGCGCGCTTGCCGATGTGTTGAATTTGTTTGGCCCGGAGTATAAAAATCAATTTAATGAACGCAAAAAGGAGCATCAAAAAGAAGAGACCTATTATAATAATATTATCACCAATAGGGACACGGCTGCTCACACAGAAGATATCCAAATGACGTTCTCAGATTTGGAAATATTTTACGATAAAGGACATATTCTGTTGGATATTTTTCAAGAAACCTTAAAAAAGACACATCTTTAA